The Streptomyces aurantiacus genome includes a region encoding these proteins:
- a CDS encoding alpha-1,4-glucan--maltose-1-phosphate maltosyltransferase, translated as MTENPADGRVPPVGRMPVVPIGRVPVVDVRPAVDRGNRPAKAVPGETFQVSATLFGEGHDAVAANVVLRDPEGRTGPWTPMRELAPGSDRWGADVTPETVGDWSFWVEAWSDPVSAWRRSARIKIPAGIDVGLVLEEGAELYERAASGVPREAGRAAVLTAAAALRDESRPLAARLAAALTPDVDAALAGHPLRERISRSEPLPLRVERERALYGSWYEFFPRSEGALVEPGKPPVSGTFRTAARRLPAIAAMGFDVVYLPPVHPIGTTFRKGPNNNLSADRGDVGVPWAIGSPEGGHDAVHPDLGTIDDFDEFVRAATALQLEVAMDFALQCSPDHPWVEKHPEWFHHRPDGTIAYAENPPKKYQDIYPISFDKDMPGLIRETVRILRFWMGHGVRIFRVDNPHTKPVMFWERVIADINGTDPDVIFLAEAFTRPEIMHTLARVGFQQSYTYFTWRDTKEELTEYLTELSGEAAAYMRPNFFVNTPDILPGFLQHGGRPAFEIRAVLAATLSPAWGMYAGYELCENTAVRAGTEDYLDSEKYQLRPRDWEAAERAGTSIAPLIGSLNRIRREHGALRRLRNVHFHEADNDAVIVYSKRTGHDVVVVVVNLDPHHTQEATISLDMPRLGLDWHESVPVRDELTGEIYHWGRTNYVRLTPGQRPAHVTTVLRPSSPPTGGSPT; from the coding sequence ATGACCGAGAACCCGGCAGACGGCCGCGTCCCCCCTGTTGGCCGCATGCCCGTCGTTCCGATCGGCCGAGTCCCCGTCGTCGATGTCCGTCCGGCCGTCGACCGCGGCAACCGCCCGGCGAAGGCGGTTCCGGGCGAGACGTTCCAGGTCTCCGCCACTCTCTTCGGGGAGGGCCACGACGCGGTCGCCGCGAACGTCGTCCTGCGCGATCCCGAAGGCCGCACCGGCCCGTGGACGCCCATGCGGGAGCTCGCCCCCGGAAGTGACCGCTGGGGCGCCGACGTCACTCCCGAGACGGTGGGCGACTGGTCCTTCTGGGTGGAGGCGTGGTCGGACCCCGTGTCCGCCTGGCGCCGGTCCGCCCGCATCAAGATCCCGGCCGGCATCGACGTGGGCCTGGTCCTGGAGGAGGGCGCCGAGCTGTACGAGCGGGCCGCCTCCGGAGTGCCGCGCGAGGCGGGACGGGCGGCCGTGCTGACCGCCGCGGCCGCCCTGCGCGACGAGTCCCGCCCCCTGGCCGCGCGTCTGGCCGCCGCGCTGACGCCGGACGTGGACGCGGCGCTCGCCGGACACCCCCTCAGGGAGCGGATCTCCCGATCGGAACCGCTCCCTCTGCGCGTGGAGCGGGAGCGGGCGCTGTACGGCTCCTGGTACGAGTTCTTCCCGCGGTCGGAGGGCGCGCTGGTCGAGCCGGGCAAGCCGCCGGTCAGCGGCACGTTCCGGACCGCGGCGCGACGGCTGCCGGCCATCGCCGCGATGGGCTTCGACGTGGTGTACCTGCCGCCGGTCCACCCCATCGGCACGACCTTCCGCAAGGGACCGAACAACAACCTCTCGGCAGACCGTGGGGATGTCGGGGTTCCGTGGGCGATCGGTTCGCCGGAGGGCGGGCACGACGCCGTCCATCCCGATCTCGGCACGATCGACGACTTCGACGAGTTCGTCCGCGCCGCGACCGCTCTGCAACTCGAAGTCGCCATGGATTTCGCGCTCCAGTGCTCACCTGACCACCCGTGGGTGGAGAAGCACCCGGAGTGGTTCCACCACCGCCCCGACGGGACGATCGCGTACGCGGAGAACCCGCCGAAGAAGTACCAGGACATCTATCCGATCTCCTTCGACAAGGACATGCCCGGCCTGATCCGGGAGACGGTCAGGATTCTTCGGTTCTGGATGGGTCACGGCGTACGGATCTTCCGCGTCGACAATCCGCATACGAAGCCGGTCATGTTCTGGGAGCGCGTGATCGCCGACATCAACGGCACCGATCCCGATGTGATCTTCCTGGCCGAGGCCTTCACCCGCCCGGAGATCATGCACACTCTGGCCCGCGTCGGTTTCCAGCAGTCGTACACGTACTTCACGTGGCGCGACACCAAAGAGGAACTGACCGAGTACCTCACCGAGCTGTCGGGTGAGGCGGCCGCCTATATGCGGCCCAACTTCTTCGTCAACACCCCTGACATTCTCCCCGGGTTCCTCCAGCACGGAGGCCGGCCCGCTTTCGAGATCCGTGCCGTCCTGGCAGCGACGCTCTCTCCCGCCTGGGGAATGTACGCGGGATACGAACTGTGCGAGAACACCGCGGTCAGGGCAGGGACCGAGGACTATCTCGACTCGGAGAAGTACCAGCTTCGACCGCGGGACTGGGAGGCGGCCGAGCGCGCGGGAACGTCCATCGCGCCGCTCATCGGCTCGCTCAACAGGATCCGGCGGGAGCACGGTGCGCTGCGCCGGCTCAGGAACGTCCATTTTCACGAAGCCGACAACGACGCCGTGATCGTGTACAGCAAGCGCACCGGTCATGACGTGGTCGTGGTGGTCGTGAACCTCGACCCTCACCACACCCAGGAAGCGACCATCTCGTTGGACATGCCACGACTGGGCCTCGACTGGCACGAGTCGGTGCCGGTGCGCGACGAGCTCACCGGCGAGATCTACCACTGGGGCAGGACCAACTACGTACGCCTCACGCCCGGACAGCGGCCCGCGCACGTCACCACCGTCCTGCGACCGTCCTCACCGCCCACCGGAGGGTCACCCACATGA
- a CDS encoding DUF5133 domain-containing protein: protein MLLPAKDEVARHLELYRAWERMMLAAPADRAARGNFEDTGYTLCVLMGKRCAREAVHAAERYLAATSAARRRERANAGPKSGERPGRPDGLAASPVA, encoded by the coding sequence ATGCTGCTGCCTGCCAAGGACGAGGTCGCCAGGCACCTGGAGTTGTACCGGGCCTGGGAACGCATGATGCTCGCGGCCCCCGCCGACCGTGCCGCGCGGGGCAACTTCGAGGACACGGGCTACACACTCTGTGTCCTGATGGGCAAACGCTGCGCCCGGGAGGCCGTGCACGCCGCCGAGCGCTACCTGGCGGCCACCTCGGCCGCCCGTCGCCGCGAACGGGCCAACGCCGGCCCGAAGAGCGGCGAACGCCCGGGCCGTCCCGACGGACTCGCGGCGAGCCCCGTGGCCTAG
- a CDS encoding pep a2 — protein sequence MKTVVPCYYHLDVEVSPERVDHARRILAAHLRYWNLENLVEPVCHCAETLLRTIAEHATDKNTTIEMWWNGQHLITAIADHDGEFHPESATRGCLARIAALSDGWGCCTTGSGGRIVWFSRRARAMERAPLVPPVPEPSLREARRTPREVPVPALAGPVPEDPLVAAAACGPSEGLEPGALTTVLRRPVGSSTG from the coding sequence ATGAAGACCGTAGTGCCCTGCTACTACCACCTCGACGTGGAAGTCAGTCCCGAGCGGGTCGATCACGCCAGGCGCATTCTGGCCGCCCACCTCCGGTACTGGAACCTGGAGAATCTCGTCGAACCCGTCTGTCACTGCGCCGAGACGCTGCTGCGAACCATCGCGGAGCACGCGACGGACAAGAACACCACCATCGAGATGTGGTGGAACGGCCAGCACCTCATCACCGCCATCGCGGACCACGACGGGGAGTTCCACCCGGAATCGGCGACGCGCGGCTGCCTGGCCCGCATCGCCGCGCTGAGCGACGGCTGGGGGTGCTGCACCACGGGAAGCGGCGGAAGGATCGTCTGGTTCTCACGCCGGGCCCGTGCCATGGAACGCGCCCCACTGGTCCCGCCCGTCCCCGAGCCCAGCCTGCGGGAGGCCCGGCGGACGCCCCGCGAGGTGCCCGTACCGGCTCTGGCGGGTCCGGTGCCCGAGGATCCGCTCGTGGCCGCGGCCGCGTGCGGCCCTTCCGAGGGCCTCGAACCAGGCGCGCTCACCACCGTGCTGCGCCGACCGGTCGGCTCTTCGACCGGGTGA
- a CDS encoding glycosyl hydrolase, with translation MNDLTAVHRTGLRRRTLLAAAAVTAAVGAVDRAAPGRASATVSGDTGASLRFAEPAPAVRPKFRWWWPDGLVRPDEIRREIDQIADAGFGGAEIAAVHHSVTDTAVLDTARHGWGTAAWVTGVEAALSQAARRGLTVDLTVGPSWPAAVPGITPDSEAAVKELAHGATTVASGATYTGPVPEPVHEAASGVSGQRLLLVQAARVNTAHSTRKETGLDQDSVRDLSAAVTDGVLDWTAPDDGTWVVIAYWVRGSGQTPEAGPHTDPPAYVVDHFSAAGTRAVTDFWEAHILTPAVRRLLKVSGGALFEDSIELETDGLQWTPGLPDAFSAHTGRSLLPLLPAVILDNSNQVYAFEAAVTRQIRHDFWETVSTLFNRHHLTALRTWAHSLGLQLRSQPYGLQTDAIASAAILDIAEGESLGFKNLDDYRCLAGGRDMAGHTVLSCEAGAYAGSAYSTTWQRFLRTMGGAYAAGVNQTVVHGFSYAELPGVDWPGYAAFTPYKGTAGYGESWGPRHPTWKHVADVSGYLGRVHQVLQTGRPRADVAVFRQTGYTATGIGASWFTATGVTLGWTHQFLSGPLLDLPAATVRGGRLAPDGPAYKALFVEGDFFHGSTVTLALRDARTLLRFTRAGLPVVLLGAWDTVTPPGVPDTGETDELRSLVGELLAQPLVRRVTEKTAVPDALAALGVRPDVRHATASTLLNAHRVADGVDYYYLCNGKHAETVKPPVAAIDHEVTLHRTAAKGVPYLLDPWTGKAERIAQYTEDGGSVTVRVTLQPAETLVVAIGRPGLFGDRRGTRPHAVTSEAGEVRCTNTGLAVRATATGTYRTVLSDGRTARTSFKDVPEPMELASWRLRVQDWRPGASATRTSVVGHELTLDALVPWSQIAELADVSGIGRYRTTVTLGRGWTGGHGARLELGTVTDTCQVTVNGHRLDPVDQIHPVVDLGGLLGRGPNVIEVEVATPLANRLRVSDPGVYGGLTRGAYGLLGPVRLIPYGEVRIG, from the coding sequence ATGAACGACCTCACCGCAGTTCACCGGACGGGTCTCCGGCGCCGCACCCTCCTCGCCGCGGCGGCCGTGACGGCCGCCGTCGGAGCCGTCGACCGGGCGGCACCCGGCCGCGCGTCGGCCACCGTGTCGGGCGACACCGGCGCATCCCTGCGCTTCGCCGAGCCGGCCCCCGCGGTGCGCCCGAAGTTCCGCTGGTGGTGGCCCGACGGCCTGGTACGGCCCGACGAGATCAGACGGGAGATCGACCAGATCGCCGACGCGGGTTTCGGCGGCGCGGAGATAGCCGCCGTCCACCACAGCGTCACCGACACCGCGGTGCTGGACACCGCCCGGCACGGCTGGGGAACCGCCGCCTGGGTCACGGGAGTCGAGGCCGCGCTGAGCCAGGCCGCCCGACGCGGTCTGACCGTCGACCTCACCGTCGGCCCCAGCTGGCCCGCCGCCGTACCCGGCATCACCCCCGACAGCGAGGCCGCCGTCAAGGAGCTCGCCCACGGAGCGACCACCGTGGCCTCCGGCGCCACCTACACCGGCCCCGTCCCGGAGCCCGTCCACGAGGCGGCCTCCGGTGTGAGCGGGCAACGGCTGCTCCTGGTGCAGGCGGCGCGGGTGAACACCGCGCACTCCACCCGCAAGGAGACCGGCCTCGACCAGGACTCGGTCCGCGATCTCAGCGCCGCCGTCACCGACGGCGTCCTCGACTGGACCGCGCCCGACGACGGCACGTGGGTCGTGATCGCGTACTGGGTGCGCGGCTCCGGCCAGACCCCGGAAGCGGGACCGCACACCGACCCGCCCGCCTACGTCGTCGACCACTTCAGCGCGGCCGGTACACGCGCGGTGACCGACTTCTGGGAAGCACACATCCTCACACCTGCCGTCCGCAGACTGCTGAAGGTGTCCGGCGGGGCGCTCTTCGAGGACTCCATCGAGCTGGAGACCGACGGACTCCAGTGGACACCCGGCCTGCCCGACGCGTTCAGCGCACACACCGGCCGCTCCCTGCTGCCGCTGCTGCCCGCCGTGATCCTCGACAACAGCAACCAGGTCTACGCCTTCGAGGCGGCCGTCACCCGCCAGATCCGCCACGACTTCTGGGAGACGGTCTCCACCCTCTTCAACAGGCACCACCTCACCGCGCTGCGTACCTGGGCCCACTCGCTCGGTCTCCAACTGCGCTCCCAGCCCTACGGTCTGCAGACCGACGCCATCGCCTCGGCCGCGATCCTCGACATCGCCGAGGGCGAGTCCCTGGGCTTCAAGAACCTCGACGACTACCGGTGCCTGGCCGGCGGCCGTGACATGGCGGGGCACACCGTGCTCTCGTGCGAGGCGGGCGCGTACGCGGGCAGCGCCTACAGCACCACATGGCAGAGGTTCCTGCGCACCATGGGCGGCGCCTACGCCGCCGGGGTCAACCAGACGGTCGTCCACGGCTTCTCCTACGCCGAGCTGCCGGGCGTCGACTGGCCCGGATACGCGGCCTTCACCCCGTACAAGGGCACGGCGGGTTACGGCGAGTCCTGGGGTCCCAGGCATCCCACCTGGAAGCACGTCGCGGACGTGTCCGGCTACCTCGGCCGCGTCCACCAGGTGCTCCAGACGGGTCGGCCCCGAGCGGACGTCGCGGTGTTCCGGCAGACCGGGTACACGGCCACCGGCATCGGCGCCTCGTGGTTCACCGCCACGGGCGTCACACTCGGCTGGACCCATCAGTTCCTCAGCGGGCCGCTGCTCGACCTGCCTGCCGCGACCGTGCGCGGGGGACGGCTCGCCCCCGACGGCCCCGCCTACAAGGCCCTGTTCGTCGAGGGCGACTTCTTCCACGGCTCCACGGTGACCCTCGCCCTGCGGGACGCGCGCACCCTGCTGCGGTTCACCCGCGCCGGGCTGCCGGTCGTCCTGCTCGGCGCCTGGGACACGGTGACCCCGCCCGGCGTCCCGGACACCGGTGAGACCGACGAACTGCGCTCGCTGGTCGGGGAGTTGCTGGCACAGCCACTGGTTCGCCGCGTCACGGAGAAGACCGCGGTCCCCGACGCGCTCGCCGCACTCGGCGTGCGGCCCGATGTCCGCCACGCGACCGCCTCGACACTCCTGAACGCCCACCGGGTCGCCGACGGTGTCGACTACTACTACCTGTGCAACGGCAAGCACGCCGAGACCGTCAAACCGCCGGTCGCCGCCATCGACCACGAGGTCACCCTGCACCGCACCGCGGCCAAGGGCGTGCCGTACCTCCTGGACCCCTGGACCGGCAAGGCCGAGCGGATCGCTCAGTACACCGAGGACGGCGGCTCGGTCACCGTACGGGTCACCCTTCAGCCCGCGGAGACCCTTGTTGTGGCGATCGGCCGGCCGGGCCTCTTCGGTGACCGGCGCGGCACCCGACCGCACGCCGTCACCAGTGAGGCGGGCGAGGTGCGCTGCACGAACACCGGCCTGGCCGTCCGCGCCACGGCCACGGGCACGTACCGGACCGTGCTCTCGGACGGGCGTACCGCACGCACCTCTTTCAAGGACGTCCCGGAGCCGATGGAACTGGCCTCGTGGCGCCTGCGTGTCCAGGACTGGCGGCCCGGCGCCTCGGCCACCCGGACCAGCGTCGTCGGCCACGAGCTGACGCTGGACGCGCTGGTGCCCTGGTCGCAGATCGCCGAACTGGCCGACGTCTCGGGCATCGGCCGCTACCGCACCACGGTCACCCTCGGCCGCGGCTGGACCGGCGGACACGGCGCACGTCTGGAGCTGGGCACGGTCACCGACACCTGCCAGGTCACCGTCAACGGCCACCGGCTCGACCCGGTCGACCAGATCCATCCGGTGGTGGACCTGGGCGGTCTGCTCGGACGTGGCCCGAACGTCATCGAGGTGGAGGTGGCCACCCCGCTCGCCAACCGCCTGCGGGTCAGCGATCCCGGCGTGTACGGCGGCCTGACCCGGGGGGCGTACGGGCTGCTGGGCCCGGTACGGCTGATCCCGTACGGGGAGGTCCGTATCGGCTGA